A single region of the Acanthopagrus latus isolate v.2019 chromosome 11, fAcaLat1.1, whole genome shotgun sequence genome encodes:
- the tor3a gene encoding torsin-3A isoform X1, translating into MSARWLLPVLWALSAEADFFQFDSISNVSTYYFNYIYCNIWEGDCQPNQDDATQQDVTVPTRDLWAGFPQDYISLLHQWYCSLGQCCESGDCRITNNITGLSKDLQTKLHGQHLAQSVVLKAIQGFINNPESNKPLTLSFHGWSGTGKNFVARIIADNLYRDGVKSECVRLFIAPFHFPHARLVDTYKGQLREAIRDMVLRCPQTLFIFDEAEKLHPGLIDAIKPYMDHYDNVDGVSYRRAIFLFLSNIGGATINDVALDFWHSGQNREDIGMEDLEHRLRAETMESQGGFAQSELMSGHLIDFFVPFLPLEYRHVKLCARDAYAARGLETDEATLDEVAKAMLYVPKEERLFSAQGCKSIPQRINFFLP; encoded by the exons ATGTCTGCGCGGTGGTTACTGCCTGTGCTCTGGGCTCTGTCCGCAGAGGCCGACTTCTTCCAGTTCGACAGCATTTCTAATGTCTCCACTTactattttaattacatttattgcaACATATGGGAGGGGGACTGTCAGCCGAACCAGGACGATGCTACACAGCAAG ATGTGACAGTTCCTACCAGGGACCTGTGGGCAGGTTTTCCTCAGGACTACATCAGCCTGCTGCATCAGTGGTACTGTAGTCTGGGCCAGTGCTGTGAGTCCGGAGACTGCAGGATAACCAACAACATCACAG GTCTGTCGAAGGACCTCCAGACGAAGCTCCACGGACAGCACCTGGCTCAGTCCGTGGTTCTGAAAGCCATCCAGGGTTTCATCAACAACCCCGAGTCCAACAAACCCCTGACTCTCTCGTTCCACGGCTGGTCTGGCACCGGCAAGAACTTTGTGGCCCGGATCATCGCAGATAACCTGTATCGCGATGGGGTGAAGAGTGAGTGTGTCCGACTGTTCATCGCCCCGTTCCACTTCCCACATGCTAGACTGGTGGACACGTACAAG GGCCAGCTGAGAGAGGCCATCCGGGACATGGTGTTGCGCTGCCCTCAGACCCTGTTCATCTTTGACGAGGCTGAGAAGCTTCACCCGGGCCTCATCGATGCCATCAAACCCTACATGGACCACTATGACAACGTAGATGGCGTCAGCTACCGCAGagccatcttcctcttcctcag TAATATAGGCGGAGCAACAATCAATGATGTAGCGTTGGACTTCTGGCACTCCGGTCAAAATCGAGAGGACATCGGTATGGAAGACCTGGAGCACCGGCTACGTGCTGAAACTATGGAGTCTCAAG GTGGATTTGCTCAGAGTGAGCTGATGTCCGGCCACTTGATCGACTTCTTTGTGCCATTCCTGCCTCTGGAGTACCGCCACGTTAAGCTCTGTGCGCGGGACGCCTATGCAGCGCGGGGTTTGGAGACGGATGAAGCTACGCTGGATGAGGTGGCCAAGGCGATGCTATATGTCCCCAAAGAGGAGAGACTGTTCTCTGCCCAGGGGTGCAAGTCCATACCCCAGCGGATCAACTTCTTTCTCCCCTAg
- the tor3a gene encoding torsin-3A isoform X2, whose amino-acid sequence MSARWLLPVLWALSAEADFFQFDSISNVSTYYFNYIYCNIWEGDCQPNQDDATQQVPTRDLWAGFPQDYISLLHQWYCSLGQCCESGDCRITNNITGLSKDLQTKLHGQHLAQSVVLKAIQGFINNPESNKPLTLSFHGWSGTGKNFVARIIADNLYRDGVKSECVRLFIAPFHFPHARLVDTYKGQLREAIRDMVLRCPQTLFIFDEAEKLHPGLIDAIKPYMDHYDNVDGVSYRRAIFLFLSNIGGATINDVALDFWHSGQNREDIGMEDLEHRLRAETMESQGGFAQSELMSGHLIDFFVPFLPLEYRHVKLCARDAYAARGLETDEATLDEVAKAMLYVPKEERLFSAQGCKSIPQRINFFLP is encoded by the exons ATGTCTGCGCGGTGGTTACTGCCTGTGCTCTGGGCTCTGTCCGCAGAGGCCGACTTCTTCCAGTTCGACAGCATTTCTAATGTCTCCACTTactattttaattacatttattgcaACATATGGGAGGGGGACTGTCAGCCGAACCAGGACGATGCTACACAGCAAG TTCCTACCAGGGACCTGTGGGCAGGTTTTCCTCAGGACTACATCAGCCTGCTGCATCAGTGGTACTGTAGTCTGGGCCAGTGCTGTGAGTCCGGAGACTGCAGGATAACCAACAACATCACAG GTCTGTCGAAGGACCTCCAGACGAAGCTCCACGGACAGCACCTGGCTCAGTCCGTGGTTCTGAAAGCCATCCAGGGTTTCATCAACAACCCCGAGTCCAACAAACCCCTGACTCTCTCGTTCCACGGCTGGTCTGGCACCGGCAAGAACTTTGTGGCCCGGATCATCGCAGATAACCTGTATCGCGATGGGGTGAAGAGTGAGTGTGTCCGACTGTTCATCGCCCCGTTCCACTTCCCACATGCTAGACTGGTGGACACGTACAAG GGCCAGCTGAGAGAGGCCATCCGGGACATGGTGTTGCGCTGCCCTCAGACCCTGTTCATCTTTGACGAGGCTGAGAAGCTTCACCCGGGCCTCATCGATGCCATCAAACCCTACATGGACCACTATGACAACGTAGATGGCGTCAGCTACCGCAGagccatcttcctcttcctcag TAATATAGGCGGAGCAACAATCAATGATGTAGCGTTGGACTTCTGGCACTCCGGTCAAAATCGAGAGGACATCGGTATGGAAGACCTGGAGCACCGGCTACGTGCTGAAACTATGGAGTCTCAAG GTGGATTTGCTCAGAGTGAGCTGATGTCCGGCCACTTGATCGACTTCTTTGTGCCATTCCTGCCTCTGGAGTACCGCCACGTTAAGCTCTGTGCGCGGGACGCCTATGCAGCGCGGGGTTTGGAGACGGATGAAGCTACGCTGGATGAGGTGGCCAAGGCGATGCTATATGTCCCCAAAGAGGAGAGACTGTTCTCTGCCCAGGGGTGCAAGTCCATACCCCAGCGGATCAACTTCTTTCTCCCCTAg
- the osbpl9 gene encoding oxysterol-binding protein-related protein 9 isoform X6 yields MSIGARHPEAETGFVPSVQDFDKKLAEADAYLQILIDQLKLFDEKIKDCKEDESRRKVENLKETTCSMVESIKHCIVLLQIAKDQSNEQQHANGLISTINPVDGIYQPPLATPVDNTTMPTQTTLPTDASQVCKSDQRPSTLPVGPVVTVMGSLQTPTPNSTGSGPSGPSSGVASPAHIPIPSHSVPDFSYSSSEDEFYDADEFYQSSTSPKHCIDPSGPPAASSLTNEGTAMKRPDTTESLNSSMSNGTTDADPFDSHDDRDDDPEGESVEEHKSVIMHLLSQVRLGMDLTKVVLPTFILERRSLLEMYADFFAHPDLFVSIAEQPEPRERMVNVVKWYLSAFHAGRKGSVAKKPYNPILGEVFYCHWDLPCETEEPPPHTETVSDGPVPWSSANSVRFVAEQVSHHPPISAFYAECLSKKIQFNAHIWTKSKFLGMSIGVHNIGQGCVSCLEHDEHYILTFPNGYGRSILTVPWVELGGECNISCSKSGYSANIVFHTKPFYGGKKHRITAEIFPPNDKKSFCSIEGEWNGVMYAKWATGENTVFIDTKRLGIIKKKVRKLEDQLDYESRRLWRDVTLNLKLKDIDSATEAKHRLEEKQRAEARERKENEQQWETRLFHEDGECWVYDEPLLKRLASQRH; encoded by the exons CTGTTTGATGAGAAGATCAAGGACTGCAAAGAGGATGAATCACGCAGA AAAGTTGAAAATTTGAAAGAGACTACTTGT AGCATGGTAGAGTCCATCAAGCACTGTATTGTACTGCTGCAAATCGCCAAG GACCAAAGTAACGAACAGCAACACGCAAACGGACTTATA AGCACCATCAACCCAGTGGATGGGATCTACCAGCCCCCTCTGGCTACCCCTGTAGACAACACCACGATGCCAACACAGACCACACTACCCACAG ACGCTTCTCAGGTGTGTAAATCAGACCAACGACCCTCCACGTTACCCGTTGGTCCCGTCGTCACAGTGATGGGCAGTCTGCAGACCCCAACTCCCAACAGCACAG gGAGTGGCCCCTCAGGCCCCAGCAGCGGCGTCGCCTCCCCAGCTCACATCCCCATCCCCTCGCACTCTGTGCCAGACTTCTCCTATTCCTCCAGCGAGGATGAGTTCTACGACGCTGATGAGTTTTACCAGAGCAGCACTTCCCCCAAACACTGCATAGA TCCCTCAGGGCCTCCAGCTGCCTCGTCCCTTACTAATGAAGGAACGGCTATGAAACGACCAGACACCACAGAGTCCCTCAACTCATCCATGTCCAACGGCACCACAGATGCAG ATCCGTTTGACAGCCACGATGACCGTGATGATGACCCCGAGGGCGAGTCTGTGGAGGAGCACAAGAGCGTCATCATGCACCTTCTCTCTCAAGTTCGTTTGGGCATGGACCTCACAAAG GTGGTCCTGCCTACCTTCATCTTAGAAAGGAGATCTTTGTTAGAAATGTACGCGGACTTCTTTGCACATCCAGACCTGTTTGTAAG TATCGCTGAGCAGCCGGAGCCCCGGGAGCGCATGGTGAATGTGGTAAAGTGGTACCTGTCAGCTTTCCATGCAGGGAGGAAAGGTTCAGTGGCCAAGAAACCTTACAACCCCATCCTGGGAGAAGTCTTCTACTGCCACTGGGATCTGCCTTGTGAAACAGAAGAGCCTCCCCCGCACACG GAGACGGTATCAGACGGCCCAGTTCCCTGGTCCTCAGCCAACAGTGTGCGTTTTGTGGCAGAGCAGGTCTCTCACCACCCACCCA TTTCTGCATTCTACGCAGAGTGTTTAAGTAAGAAAATCCAGTTCAACGCTCATATCTGGACTAAGTCCAAGTTCTTAGGCATGTCCATTGGTGTCCACAATATTGGCCAAG GTTGTGTGTCGTGTTTGGAGCACGATGAACATTACATCCTCACCTTCCCCAACGGAtatggcag GTCGATTCTGACTGTGCCGTGGGTGGAGCTGGGCGGGGAGTGCAACATCTCCTGCTCCAAGTCGGGCTACAGCGCTAACATTGTGTTCCACACCAAACCCTTCTACGGAGGGAAAAAGCACAGGATCACAGCCGAGATTTT tccaCCTAATGACAAGAAGTCTTTCTGCTCCATTGAAGGAGAGTGGAACGGAGTGATGTATGCCAAGTGGGCAACTGGA gaGAACACAGTGTTCATTGACACTAAGCGGTTGGGCATCATTAAGAAGAAAGTAAGAAAGCTGGAAGACCAGCTGGACTATGAGTCCCGGAG ATTGTGGAGAGACGTGACGTTGAACCTGAAGCTGAAAGACATCGATTCAGCAACAGAAGCCAAACACCggctggaggagaaacagagggcCGAAgccagggagaggaaggagaacgAGCAGCAGTGGGAGACCAGG ctatTCCACGAGGACGGGGAGTGCTGGGTCTACGACGAGCCTCTATTAAAGAGATTAGCCTCTCAGAGGCACTGA